A single region of the Hoeflea prorocentri genome encodes:
- the ilvD gene encoding dihydroxy-acid dehydratase → MDAKSIDKSKLPSRYTTVGPARAPHRSYLYAMGLSSKEIAQPLVGVASCWNEAAPCNIALMRQAQVVKKGVAAANGTPREFCTITVTDGIAMGHQGMKSSLVSRDVIADSVELTMRGHCYDAIVGLAGCDKSLPGMMMSMVRLNVPSIFIYGGSILPGNFRGREITVQDVFEAVGQHSVGDMSDEDLAEIEQVACPSAGSCGAQFTANTMATVAEAIGLALPYSCGAPAPYEIRDRFCYASGEKIMELIAKNIRPRDIVTREALENAAAVVAASGGSTNAALHLPAIAHECGIEFDLFDVAEIFRKTPYIADLKPGGRYVAKDMFEAGGIPLLMKTLLDHGYLHGDCMTVTGRTIAENMEYVEWNDKQDVVRAANDPITETGGVVGLKGNLAPEGAIVKVAGMANQVFSGPARCFDSEEECFEAVTNRDYKEGEVLVIRYEGPKGGPGMREMLATTAALYGQGVGDKVALITDGRFSGATRGFCIGHVGPEAAVGGPIGLLKDGDIIDINAVEGTIDVRLSDEELAKRREGWQPRETDYTSGVLWKYAQTVGTAREGAVTHPGGAKEKQCYADI, encoded by the coding sequence ATGGACGCCAAATCGATTGACAAATCTAAGCTCCCCAGCCGCTATACAACGGTAGGGCCGGCGCGTGCGCCGCACCGCTCATATCTTTACGCGATGGGGCTGTCGTCCAAGGAAATTGCGCAGCCATTGGTCGGCGTCGCCAGTTGCTGGAACGAGGCTGCACCGTGCAACATTGCGCTGATGCGCCAGGCGCAGGTCGTCAAGAAGGGCGTGGCTGCTGCAAACGGTACGCCACGCGAGTTCTGCACCATCACCGTGACCGACGGCATCGCGATGGGTCACCAGGGCATGAAATCGTCGCTGGTTTCCCGCGATGTCATCGCAGATTCTGTTGAACTTACAATGCGCGGCCACTGTTACGACGCCATCGTCGGTCTGGCTGGTTGCGACAAGTCCCTGCCGGGCATGATGATGTCGATGGTGCGGCTGAACGTGCCGTCCATCTTTATCTATGGCGGGTCGATCCTGCCGGGCAATTTCCGCGGCCGCGAGATTACGGTGCAGGATGTTTTTGAAGCCGTCGGTCAGCATTCCGTCGGCGATATGTCGGACGAGGATCTTGCTGAGATCGAGCAGGTTGCCTGTCCGTCAGCCGGATCCTGCGGCGCGCAGTTCACGGCGAACACGATGGCAACGGTCGCCGAAGCAATCGGACTGGCTCTGCCTTATTCGTGCGGTGCGCCGGCTCCCTATGAGATTCGTGACCGGTTCTGTTATGCATCCGGTGAAAAAATCATGGAGTTGATTGCGAAAAATATACGCCCGCGCGACATCGTTACACGCGAGGCGTTGGAAAATGCCGCTGCTGTTGTCGCCGCCTCGGGTGGCTCGACCAATGCGGCTCTCCATCTTCCGGCGATTGCCCATGAATGCGGCATTGAATTCGATCTGTTCGACGTGGCGGAAATTTTCCGCAAGACACCTTACATCGCGGATCTGAAGCCCGGCGGCAGATATGTCGCAAAGGACATGTTCGAGGCAGGCGGCATTCCGCTCTTGATGAAGACACTGCTCGACCATGGATATCTGCACGGTGATTGTATGACGGTGACCGGCCGCACAATTGCCGAAAACATGGAATATGTAGAATGGAACGATAAGCAGGATGTCGTTCGCGCGGCAAACGACCCGATTACCGAAACGGGTGGTGTTGTCGGGCTGAAAGGCAATCTTGCTCCCGAAGGCGCGATTGTGAAAGTAGCTGGAATGGCCAATCAGGTGTTTTCCGGACCGGCGCGTTGTTTTGATTCTGAGGAAGAATGTTTCGAGGCCGTCACCAACCGAGACTACAAGGAAGGTGAGGTGCTGGTCATTCGATATGAGGGTCCGAAGGGTGGGCCCGGAATGCGTGAAATGCTCGCAACGACCGCGGCGCTTTATGGCCAGGGCGTTGGCGACAAAGTCGCGCTTATCACCGATGGCAGGTTTTCGGGCGCTACCCGTGGATTCTGTATCGGACATGTGGGGCCGGAGGCTGCCGTTGGCGGGCCAATCGGTCTACTCAAGGATGGCGATATCATCGATATCAACGCCGTCGAGGGCACGATCGATGTGCGCCTGAGTGATGAGGAGCTGGCCAAAAGGCGCGAGGGCTGGCAGCCGCGTGAAACGGATTACACATCCGGTGTATTGTGGAAATACGCTCAAACTGTCGGAACGGCACGCGAGGGCGCTGTGACACATCCGGGTGGAGCAAAAGAAAAACAGTGTTATGCAGATATCTAG
- the erpA gene encoding iron-sulfur cluster insertion protein ErpA: MEKNEVRLSDAAASRIAQILASEDGKSALRVSVEGGGCSGFSYKFDLADQAGDDDLVLEKGDARVLIDSLSLVYMGGSEIDFVDNLMGQSFQINNPNAVASCGCGTSFTI, translated from the coding sequence ATGGAAAAAAATGAGGTAAGGCTGTCCGATGCGGCAGCAAGCCGGATCGCTCAAATACTGGCTTCAGAAGATGGAAAGTCGGCACTTCGCGTCTCCGTCGAGGGCGGTGGCTGTTCCGGGTTCTCCTACAAGTTCGACCTTGCCGACCAGGCGGGCGACGACGATTTGGTGCTTGAAAAGGGCGATGCGCGCGTTCTGATCGATTCGCTTTCGCTTGTTTATATGGGTGGTTCTGAAATCGATTTTGTCGATAACCTGATGGGTCAGTCCTTTCAGATCAACAATCCGAACGCCGTCGCATCATGCGGTTGCGGGACAAGCTTCACGATCTGA
- a CDS encoding deoxyguanosinetriphosphate triphosphohydrolase, which produces MALDEGALGFGTGARAAWASDPNQSRGRLFAEDSSRTRSEFQRDRDRIIHTTAFRRLKHKTQVFVAHEGDHFRTRLTHTIEVAQIARALARALKLDEDLAEGVALVHDFGHTPFGHTGEDALDELLQDHGGFDHNAQSLRVVTQLERRYADFDGLNLTWESLEGLVKHNGPLTDRAGKGLNGPVPQPILDYCSSQDLQLSTFASLEAQVAAIADDIAYNTHDIDDGLRSGLLKLDMLEDVPFLNDLLADARGRYQDLEESRMIHEVMRRQITLMVEDVITVAQGNIAELKPQNADDVRAADRSFAQFSPALRNADRTIKSFLYANLYRHADVMRVREQAASIVRDLFNAYVADPALMGGVWTEGVTRFDEGGIARRVADYLAGMTDNFAIRQHRALFDQTPDLR; this is translated from the coding sequence ATGGCATTGGACGAGGGTGCGCTCGGTTTCGGAACCGGTGCACGCGCAGCATGGGCAAGTGATCCGAACCAGAGCAGAGGGCGGCTCTTTGCGGAGGATTCGAGCCGGACGCGTTCCGAATTTCAACGCGACCGGGACCGTATCATTCACACAACCGCGTTTCGCCGACTGAAGCACAAAACCCAGGTCTTCGTTGCCCATGAGGGCGATCATTTTCGTACGCGCCTGACCCACACGATCGAAGTGGCGCAGATCGCCCGTGCGCTGGCGCGTGCATTGAAGCTGGACGAGGATCTGGCGGAGGGCGTGGCTCTTGTGCACGATTTCGGCCATACGCCGTTCGGCCACACCGGGGAAGATGCGCTTGATGAACTGCTGCAGGACCACGGTGGCTTCGACCACAATGCCCAGTCCCTGCGTGTCGTGACCCAGCTTGAGCGCCGTTATGCCGATTTCGACGGACTGAACCTGACATGGGAGAGCCTTGAGGGGCTTGTCAAACACAACGGGCCGCTGACGGACCGGGCGGGCAAAGGTCTCAATGGCCCTGTGCCGCAGCCGATACTGGACTATTGCTCAAGCCAGGATCTTCAGCTTTCGACATTCGCGAGCCTTGAGGCGCAGGTCGCTGCAATTGCCGACGACATCGCCTATAATACGCACGATATCGACGACGGGCTGCGCAGCGGCCTGTTGAAACTCGATATGCTGGAGGATGTGCCTTTCCTCAACGATCTTCTGGCTGATGCTCGCGGCAGATATCAGGACCTTGAGGAAAGCCGGATGATCCATGAAGTCATGCGCCGGCAGATCACCCTCATGGTTGAAGATGTCATAACCGTTGCCCAGGGCAATATTGCCGAGTTGAAGCCGCAAAATGCGGATGATGTTCGCGCTGCTGACCGGTCCTTCGCGCAGTTTTCGCCCGCACTACGGAACGCCGACCGGACCATCAAATCGTTCCTTTACGCCAATCTTTACCGGCATGCGGATGTCATGCGCGTGCGCGAACAGGCCGCAAGCATCGTGCGCGATCTGTTCAATGCCTATGTGGCCGACCCCGCGTTGATGGGAGGCGTCTGGACCGAGGGGGTCACCCGATTCGATGAGGGCGGGATCGCGCGCCGTGTTGCGGACTATCTTGCGGGCATGACCGATAATTTCGCCATCCGTCAGCATCGCGCCTTGTTTGACCAGACACCGGATTTGCGTTAG
- a CDS encoding tetratricopeptide repeat protein codes for MMVLTFGFAGSAMAFDPDAGVNEKSGPLVLFKFGFSAYKKGKKDDAVEAYRHAAEQGHPGARWALANMYAAGDGVVENDYEAFKIYDRIAREGVEPGSSETGYFVNALVSLASYYRRGIPDSPVKADPAQARQLYFQAASAFGIPEAQFQLGRMMLLGEGGNSNLRQAKKWLNRARQSGHPGASALFGDAIFQEGHTVRGLAYMTVALERAPAADRGWIRDMQEQAFSVAEEADRRTAIALAEDMLTKGKN; via the coding sequence ATGATGGTCCTGACTTTCGGCTTTGCCGGAAGCGCCATGGCGTTCGATCCGGATGCGGGCGTTAACGAAAAGTCCGGCCCGCTTGTTTTGTTCAAGTTCGGCTTTTCTGCCTACAAGAAGGGCAAGAAGGACGATGCCGTCGAGGCATACAGGCACGCAGCCGAGCAAGGCCACCCGGGTGCGCGCTGGGCGCTTGCAAACATGTATGCAGCCGGTGACGGTGTTGTCGAGAATGACTACGAGGCGTTCAAGATCTATGACCGGATTGCGCGTGAGGGTGTCGAGCCCGGTTCCAGCGAAACGGGTTACTTCGTCAACGCGCTTGTTTCGCTAGCAAGTTATTACCGCAGAGGAATTCCGGACAGTCCGGTCAAAGCCGATCCGGCTCAGGCGCGTCAGCTTTATTTTCAGGCGGCCTCCGCATTCGGCATTCCCGAAGCGCAGTTCCAGCTCGGCCGCATGATGTTGCTGGGAGAAGGCGGCAACTCAAATTTGCGGCAGGCAAAGAAATGGCTGAACCGTGCACGCCAGTCGGGCCATCCGGGTGCATCGGCCTTGTTCGGCGACGCCATCTTCCAGGAAGGTCACACCGTTCGCGGTCTTGCCTATATGACCGTGGCGCTTGAGCGGGCTCCAGCTGCCGACCGCGGCTGGATCCGGGACATGCAGGAGCAGGCCTTCTCGGTCGCAGAAGAGGCCGATCGCAGGACGGCGATTGCGCTTGCCGAGGATATGCTCACAAAGGGCAAGAACTAA
- a CDS encoding valine--tRNA ligase codes for MLEKNYNAAQSEPKIAQKWEEAGAFKAGAGAKDDADSYCIVIPPPNVTGSLHMGHALNNTLQDILVRFERMRGKDVLWQPGMDHAGIATQMVVERQLMERQEHRRTLGREKFIERVWEWKDESGGAIFNQLRRLGASCDWSRERFTMDDGLSKAVLEVFVTLYKEGLIYKDKRLVNWDPKLNTAISDLEVEQVDTKGHLWHFRYPLEDGVTYEHPVEFDDDGKPTAWETRPYLVVATTRPETMLGDTGVAVHPDDERYKSIVGKHVVLPLVGRRMPIVADEYPDPEAGTGAVKMTPAHDFNDFDVGKRAGLRAVNIMTRDGHITLKGNEDFLEGLPQSDELAQTLEAYDGVERFAVRKKIVERMEELGLLEKVEAHKHMVPHGDRGGVPIEPYLTDQWYVNAEVLAAPAIASVREGRTAFVPKNWEKTYFEWMENIQPWCISRQLWWGHQIPAWYGPDGTVFVERTEDEALAEAHKYYGKSVELTRDEDVLDTWFSSALWPFSTLGWPEQTPELKHYYQTDVLVTGFDIIFFWVARMMMMGLHFMKDDSGTPLEPFHTVYVHALVRDKNGAKMSKSKGNVIDPLELMDEYGADALRFTLAIMAAQGRDVKLDTQRVAGYRNFGTKLWNAARFAEMNGVARKEGFDPSSVELTINQWILTELSRTIEDVTSGIESFRFNEAAAAAYRFVWNQFCDWYLELLKPVFSGENEHQKKEAQACGAYVLDEVYKLLHPFMPFMTEELWDQTPGRKGLLCHERWPAAGYRNEEAAEEINWLVDVISELRSVRSEMNVPPSAVSPLVVVGARDKTPMRLLRHDPAIKRLARVDDVILEQNPPKGSAQIVVGEATYCLPLGTLIDIDVEKARLQKALAKVSDDKAKVAKKLQNEKFVANARPDVVEAERGRLRDLERQHEKLSSALANITEAG; via the coding sequence ATGCTTGAAAAAAACTACAATGCCGCTCAAAGCGAGCCGAAGATAGCCCAAAAGTGGGAAGAAGCCGGTGCCTTCAAGGCAGGTGCCGGGGCGAAAGACGATGCCGATTCCTATTGCATCGTGATCCCTCCGCCCAACGTGACCGGTTCGCTTCATATGGGGCACGCGCTGAACAATACCTTGCAGGATATCCTGGTGCGTTTTGAACGCATGCGCGGCAAGGACGTTCTGTGGCAGCCTGGAATGGACCATGCCGGCATCGCAACCCAGATGGTTGTCGAGCGTCAACTCATGGAGAGGCAGGAACACCGGCGTACCCTTGGCCGGGAAAAGTTCATCGAACGGGTCTGGGAGTGGAAGGACGAGTCGGGCGGCGCCATCTTCAACCAGCTCCGCCGTCTTGGCGCATCCTGCGACTGGTCACGTGAACGCTTCACGATGGATGACGGGCTTTCAAAAGCTGTTCTTGAGGTTTTTGTCACGCTCTACAAGGAGGGCCTGATCTACAAGGACAAGAGGCTCGTCAACTGGGACCCGAAGCTGAACACCGCCATATCAGATCTTGAGGTCGAGCAGGTCGATACCAAGGGGCATTTGTGGCATTTCCGGTATCCTCTGGAGGATGGCGTCACTTACGAGCATCCTGTTGAATTTGATGATGATGGCAAGCCGACAGCCTGGGAGACGCGACCCTATCTCGTTGTTGCCACCACGAGGCCGGAAACCATGCTTGGCGACACCGGTGTTGCCGTCCACCCCGACGACGAACGTTACAAATCGATCGTCGGAAAACATGTGGTTTTGCCTCTGGTTGGTCGCCGCATGCCGATTGTCGCGGACGAATATCCTGATCCCGAAGCTGGAACGGGCGCCGTCAAGATGACGCCGGCTCATGATTTCAACGATTTCGACGTCGGCAAAAGGGCGGGGCTTCGCGCGGTCAATATCATGACGCGCGACGGGCATATCACCCTGAAGGGCAATGAAGATTTTCTTGAAGGTTTGCCGCAGAGCGACGAGCTGGCGCAGACCCTTGAAGCCTATGACGGCGTGGAGCGGTTCGCAGTCCGCAAGAAGATCGTCGAGCGTATGGAAGAGCTCGGCCTTCTGGAGAAGGTTGAGGCGCACAAGCACATGGTGCCGCATGGGGACCGTGGCGGCGTGCCGATCGAGCCTTACCTGACGGACCAGTGGTACGTGAATGCCGAAGTCCTGGCCGCGCCGGCCATTGCTTCGGTTCGCGAGGGCCGAACCGCCTTTGTACCGAAGAACTGGGAAAAGACCTATTTCGAGTGGATGGAAAACATCCAGCCCTGGTGTATCTCCCGGCAATTGTGGTGGGGGCACCAGATTCCGGCCTGGTACGGCCCCGACGGCACGGTCTTTGTAGAGCGTACCGAGGATGAAGCTCTGGCCGAAGCCCACAAGTATTACGGAAAGAGCGTTGAGTTGACCCGCGACGAGGATGTCCTCGATACGTGGTTTTCATCGGCCCTGTGGCCGTTTTCAACGCTCGGCTGGCCTGAACAAACGCCTGAACTCAAACATTATTATCAGACCGATGTGCTGGTGACCGGTTTCGATATCATCTTCTTCTGGGTTGCCCGGATGATGATGATGGGCCTTCATTTCATGAAGGACGACAGCGGCACGCCGCTTGAACCGTTTCACACCGTTTATGTCCATGCGCTTGTCCGCGATAAGAACGGCGCAAAGATGTCCAAATCCAAGGGCAATGTTATCGATCCGTTGGAACTGATGGATGAATACGGCGCAGACGCGCTGCGCTTTACCCTGGCCATCATGGCGGCTCAGGGACGCGACGTGAAACTGGATACGCAAAGGGTCGCCGGTTACCGGAATTTCGGAACAAAATTGTGGAACGCGGCCCGGTTTGCCGAGATGAACGGCGTTGCGCGCAAGGAAGGGTTCGATCCTTCAAGCGTCGAACTGACCATTAACCAATGGATACTGACCGAGCTTTCCCGCACCATAGAGGACGTTACTTCAGGGATCGAGAGTTTTCGCTTTAACGAGGCGGCGGCGGCAGCCTACCGGTTTGTGTGGAACCAGTTCTGCGACTGGTACCTGGAGTTGCTCAAGCCGGTTTTCAGCGGCGAAAACGAGCATCAGAAGAAGGAGGCGCAAGCCTGTGGCGCCTATGTTCTGGATGAGGTCTACAAATTGCTTCATCCCTTCATGCCCTTCATGACCGAAGAACTGTGGGATCAGACCCCCGGTCGCAAGGGTCTGCTGTGTCATGAACGGTGGCCTGCCGCCGGTTACCGGAACGAAGAGGCTGCCGAGGAGATCAACTGGCTGGTTGATGTGATTTCTGAGCTCCGCTCCGTGCGCTCTGAAATGAATGTGCCGCCTTCCGCCGTTTCCCCGCTTGTTGTTGTGGGTGCGCGGGACAAAACGCCGATGCGCCTTCTGCGTCACGATCCGGCCATCAAGCGGCTCGCCCGTGTTGACGATGTGATTCTCGAACAAAATCCGCCGAAGGGGAGCGCGCAGATTGTCGTTGGCGAGGCGACCTATTGCCTGCCGCTGGGAACGCTGATCGATATCGATGTTGAAAAGGCACGGCTGCAAAAGGCGCTCGCAAAGGTCTCGGACGACAAGGCGAAGGTTGCCAAGAAACTTCAGAACGAGAAGTTTGTGGCAAATGCCCGTCCAGATGTCGTCGAGGCGGAGAGGGGACGGTTGCGCGATCTTGAAAGACAGCACGAAAAACTGTCATCGGCTTTGGCCAACATCACAGAGGCTGGCTGA
- the xth gene encoding exodeoxyribonuclease III: MKITSWNINGIKARLDNLVSWLSESQPDIACLQEIKSVDENFPRLEIEALGYHVETHGQKGFNGVALLSKQKPDEINRGLPLLSPSDEADEQARFIEGVFSVDGGVLRVVSLYLPNGNPVDTQKFPYKLDWMNRLEKWAAGRLALEEPLVLAGDYNVIPQPFDCHDPSVWEGDALFRDETRSAFRRLENLGFTDTIRNTTDADKVYTFWDYQAGAWPKNNGIRIDHLLLSPEAADRLTSADIEKHVRGWEKPSDHVPVVANLGFQPA; the protein is encoded by the coding sequence ATGAAGATTACCAGTTGGAACATCAACGGGATCAAGGCGCGCCTTGATAACCTCGTCAGCTGGCTCTCCGAGAGCCAACCGGATATCGCCTGTCTTCAGGAAATCAAATCCGTCGATGAGAATTTTCCGCGACTGGAAATCGAAGCGCTCGGTTATCATGTCGAAACCCACGGGCAAAAGGGTTTTAACGGCGTCGCCCTTTTGTCCAAGCAGAAACCTGACGAGATCAACCGGGGCCTGCCACTCCTGTCGCCATCCGATGAGGCAGACGAACAGGCCCGTTTCATTGAGGGTGTGTTTTCTGTCGATGGCGGCGTCTTGCGGGTCGTCTCGCTCTACCTGCCCAACGGCAATCCGGTGGATACGCAAAAGTTCCCCTATAAGCTCGACTGGATGAATCGGCTCGAAAAGTGGGCGGCCGGTCGTCTGGCGCTTGAAGAACCACTGGTGCTTGCCGGAGACTACAATGTCATTCCGCAACCCTTCGACTGCCATGATCCGTCGGTGTGGGAAGGTGACGCCCTCTTCCGTGACGAAACACGGTCCGCGTTCCGAAGGCTGGAAAATCTCGGATTTACCGATACGATCCGCAACACAACAGATGCGGACAAGGTCTACACATTCTGGGATTACCAGGCCGGTGCCTGGCCCAAGAATAACGGCATTCGCATCGACCATCTCCTTTTGTCGCCCGAAGCTGCGGATCGGCTGACATCGGCTGACATCGAAAAACACGTGCGTGGTTGGGAAAAACCGTCAGACCATGTGCCCGTTGTCGCGAATTTGGGTTTCCAGCCGGCCTAG
- the argS gene encoding arginine--tRNA ligase yields the protein MNLFKDFEGRVLVALESLERIRAQSDAVNLQRVAVEPPRDPSHGDVATNAAMVLAKSLGTNPRELAAEISGVLERDEDIESISVAGPGFINMKLSPAYWQRTLSAIIAAGDEYGRSDIGAGAKINVEYVSANPTGPMHVGHCRGAVVGDTLANLLSFVGYDVTKEYYINDAGSQIDTLARSVFLRYREALGDDIGEIPSGLYPGDYLVPLGRELAEEFGSKLRGMTEDEWLPLVKDRAIDAMMKIIRGDLVALNVEHEVFYSERQLHANGAKAIREAINELTFKGHVYKGKLPPPKGQRPEDWEDREQTLFKSTDVGDDIDRPLIKSDGSYTYFAADVAYFHDKFERGFEEMIYVLGADHGGYVKRMEAVAKAVSDGEAKLTALLCQLVKLYRDGEPVRMSKRSGDFVTLRDVVDEVGRDSVRFMMLYRKNSEPLDFDFAKVTEQSKDNPVFYVQYAHARCHSIFRQAAEVFPQVDLEAADLSSAVDNLISDAFEIQLVAKLAEFPRIVESAAATHEPHKIVFYLYDVASAFHAHWNRGKEKPELRFVNETKPKLSMARLGLVRAVATVLKSGLTITGTNAPAEMR from the coding sequence ATGAATCTTTTCAAAGACTTTGAAGGTCGAGTTTTAGTTGCACTTGAATCACTGGAACGGATTCGCGCGCAGAGTGATGCTGTTAACCTGCAGCGTGTGGCCGTAGAGCCGCCCCGTGATCCGAGCCACGGTGATGTGGCAACCAACGCAGCCATGGTGCTCGCCAAGTCTCTCGGCACCAATCCACGCGAGCTTGCGGCGGAGATTTCCGGCGTCCTGGAACGTGACGAGGACATTGAAAGCATCAGCGTTGCCGGGCCGGGCTTCATCAATATGAAGCTTTCGCCGGCCTATTGGCAGCGCACCTTGTCGGCTATCATTGCAGCCGGGGACGAATACGGCCGCAGCGATATCGGCGCCGGCGCCAAGATCAATGTGGAGTATGTATCGGCCAATCCTACCGGGCCGATGCATGTCGGACACTGCCGCGGTGCAGTCGTCGGTGACACGCTGGCTAATCTGCTGTCATTTGTCGGTTACGACGTGACAAAGGAATATTACATCAACGATGCCGGTTCCCAGATAGACACTCTGGCGCGCTCTGTTTTCCTGCGTTACCGGGAAGCGCTGGGCGATGATATTGGCGAGATTCCTTCAGGTCTTTATCCCGGAGACTATCTCGTTCCTCTGGGCAGGGAACTTGCGGAAGAATTCGGCTCAAAGCTGCGCGGCATGACCGAGGACGAGTGGCTGCCGCTCGTCAAGGACCGGGCGATCGATGCGATGATGAAGATCATCCGGGGAGATCTTGTTGCGCTCAATGTTGAGCACGAAGTGTTCTATTCCGAGCGCCAGCTGCATGCCAATGGGGCCAAGGCAATCCGTGAAGCCATCAATGAACTGACCTTTAAGGGCCACGTCTACAAGGGCAAGCTGCCGCCGCCGAAGGGCCAGCGCCCGGAAGATTGGGAAGATCGCGAGCAGACGCTTTTCAAGTCGACTGATGTCGGCGACGATATTGACCGGCCGCTCATCAAGTCAGATGGCTCTTACACCTATTTTGCCGCTGACGTGGCCTATTTCCATGACAAGTTCGAACGCGGCTTTGAGGAAATGATCTATGTGCTGGGCGCCGATCATGGCGGCTATGTCAAACGGATGGAGGCCGTGGCGAAGGCAGTGTCCGACGGTGAGGCGAAATTGACCGCGCTTTTGTGTCAGTTGGTCAAGCTCTACCGCGACGGCGAACCGGTCCGGATGTCGAAGCGGTCGGGAGACTTCGTGACGCTGCGCGATGTGGTCGACGAGGTGGGGCGTGATTCGGTCCGATTCATGATGCTTTACCGCAAAAACTCCGAACCGCTGGATTTCGATTTTGCCAAAGTGACGGAACAATCGAAGGACAATCCGGTGTTCTATGTGCAGTACGCCCATGCGCGCTGTCACTCCATTTTTCGCCAAGCTGCGGAGGTTTTTCCGCAGGTTGACCTTGAAGCGGCAGACCTTTCTTCGGCTGTGGACAATCTGATTTCTGACGCGTTCGAAATTCAGCTGGTTGCAAAACTTGCGGAATTCCCCAGGATCGTGGAAAGTGCTGCAGCAACTCACGAACCGCATAAGATCGTGTTTTATCTGTATGATGTGGCAAGTGCGTTCCATGCACACTGGAACAGGGGGAAGGAAAAGCCGGAACTGCGGTTTGTAAACGAGACGAAACCAAAATTGAGCATGGCCAGATTGGGGCTGGTTAGGGCT